The Desulfomicrobium orale DSM 12838 genome includes a window with the following:
- a CDS encoding zinc-ribbon domain-containing protein: MEITCSFCETSFEFPDERLPEAKKFKLNCPKCREPLLIEQNSDGQMIAPEAFPHDATVALMYVPDNELAGRIGDFLKFKGIHISEAPTVTVALEKMRVNYYQMLILEESDAAQAILNAARKWDGLRRRDINVVYVNTDTQSMQQSEAFFRGVNFVIGKADVKQIEHFLEIILKEYKNYKEMWVLAEKKARMEG; this comes from the coding sequence ATGGAAATAACATGTTCTTTTTGTGAAACCAGCTTTGAATTTCCGGATGAACGCCTGCCTGAGGCAAAAAAGTTCAAGCTCAATTGTCCAAAATGCAGAGAGCCTCTGCTCATAGAGCAGAATTCCGATGGACAAATGATTGCACCGGAAGCTTTTCCCCACGATGCCACAGTCGCACTTATGTATGTCCCAGACAACGAGCTGGCGGGGCGGATAGGAGATTTTCTCAAATTCAAAGGAATACATATTTCCGAGGCACCGACTGTCACCGTGGCGCTCGAAAAGATGAGAGTCAACTACTACCAGATGCTCATTCTTGAAGAAAGCGATGCGGCACAGGCAATACTGAATGCGGCCAGAAAATGGGATGGATTGAGAAGACGGGATATCAATGTTGTCTATGTCAACACGGATACTCAGAGCATGCAGCAAAGCGAAGCATTTTTCCGTGGAGTTAATTTTGTCATTGGAAAAGCCGACGTAAAACAGATAGAGCACTTTTTGGAAATCATATTGAAAGAATATAAAAATTATAAAGAGATGTGGGTTTTAGCAGAAAAAAAAGCGAGAATGGAGGGATGA
- a CDS encoding outer membrane protein assembly factor BamD — MLRKLIVFFLLLCLNGCGIIDYYFLTPPEDTAQELFENARGQLQDQDYGSAIESLSRLNDRYPFSPYAIQARLMLGDAYYLDKQYMEAADTYEEFLNMHPRHESVDYVLLQIGICKYNTYKSIDLPQSGLEEAIASLERLVEDYPQSGHREKAIEYIGKCRKMMAEHELYVADFYFKSESYKAAWMRYIYVLENFSELPEVVRLAEAKAKVAYFYYQQQENDTQRHPSRFKKFFDWL, encoded by the coding sequence ATGCTCAGAAAATTGATTGTATTTTTTTTGCTCCTCTGTCTCAATGGATGTGGTATTATTGATTATTATTTTCTCACTCCACCCGAAGATACAGCGCAGGAACTCTTTGAAAATGCGCGTGGGCAGCTTCAGGATCAAGACTATGGAAGCGCCATTGAGTCATTAAGTAGATTGAATGATCGTTATCCGTTCAGTCCATACGCCATTCAGGCCCGCCTCATGTTGGGTGATGCCTACTATCTGGATAAGCAGTATATGGAAGCAGCTGATACATATGAAGAATTTCTGAATATGCATCCGCGGCATGAATCTGTGGATTATGTTCTTCTTCAGATAGGTATATGTAAATACAATACCTATAAATCTATTGATCTCCCCCAGAGTGGGCTTGAGGAAGCCATCGCTTCTCTGGAACGTCTGGTAGAGGATTATCCACAGAGTGGACACAGAGAAAAGGCTATCGAGTATATTGGAAAATGTCGTAAAATGATGGCTGAACACGAGCTTTATGTGGCCGATTTTTATTTTAAATCAGAATCCTATAAAGCTGCATGGATGCGTTATATATATGTTCTGGAGAATTTTTCAGAGTTGCCGGAGGTGGTGCGTCTGGCGGAGGCCAAAGCCAAGGTGGCCTATTTTTACTACCAGCAACAGGAGAATGATACACAGAGGCACCCCAGCAGATTCAAGAAATTTTTCGACTGGCTCTGA
- a CDS encoding tetratricopeptide repeat protein: MNDTFQLFDELLAHDPGSRIFFPLARLYRKEGLMDRAIEIVRKGIEYHPDFLEAQLFLIELLSEAGLREEAVEWGQAIVAKLMTYEKFWRVLREHFSTFRPDLSLASFVFERNARSETFDLLQLVSMGISRYEETAPEPVPVESGTDLDAEEVTLLCLNSGIKTKTMAKLLCAQGEFAQAVKIYDDLLDAPLDENERAEIRDLRAAARKELPGSEASDKNARLYDVLNSLASRLEERSTPTT, translated from the coding sequence ATGAACGATACATTTCAGCTTTTCGACGAGCTTCTCGCTCATGATCCCGGCTCTCGGATTTTCTTCCCGTTGGCCCGCCTGTATCGTAAAGAAGGGCTGATGGACAGGGCCATTGAAATTGTGCGAAAAGGTATTGAATACCACCCGGACTTTCTTGAAGCCCAGTTGTTTCTGATAGAACTGTTGTCTGAGGCCGGTCTCCGTGAGGAAGCGGTGGAGTGGGGGCAGGCCATAGTTGCCAAGCTTATGACATATGAGAAGTTCTGGCGAGTGTTGCGTGAGCATTTTTCTACATTTCGGCCGGATCTGTCCTTGGCCTCATTTGTTTTTGAGAGAAACGCGCGGAGCGAGACTTTTGATCTTCTCCAACTCGTGTCCATGGGAATCTCCCGTTATGAAGAAACGGCACCCGAACCCGTCCCTGTAGAGTCGGGGACGGATCTGGATGCGGAGGAAGTGACGCTTCTGTGTCTGAATTCGGGGATCAAGACAAAAACCATGGCCAAGCTTCTGTGTGCTCAGGGAGAGTTTGCGCAGGCAGTGAAAATCTATGACGACTTGCTTGATGCTCCTCTTGACGAGAATGAGCGTGCTGAAATTCGTGACTTGAGGGCTGCGGCACGCAAAGAACTGCCGGGCAGCGAGGCCTCGGACAAGAATGCCAGACTTTACGACGTATTGAATTCTCTCGCCTCCAGACTGGAGGAACGATCGACTCCCACCACATAA
- a CDS encoding FtsB family cell division protein, whose translation MFKSKKKFSFFILFMVNIFLLYKIFDEKSGLPAYQELQEKIEAVQVKIDEMDMRNRQVSSEIRVLKKDDRYIERLVKRELFYLSDNELMYIMK comes from the coding sequence TTGTTCAAGAGCAAGAAAAAATTTTCCTTTTTCATTCTATTCATGGTCAATATTTTTTTGTTGTACAAGATATTTGATGAAAAAAGCGGCTTGCCTGCATACCAGGAGCTTCAGGAAAAGATAGAAGCCGTTCAAGTAAAGATTGATGAAATGGATATGCGCAACAGGCAGGTAAGTTCTGAGATCAGAGTTCTGAAGAAAGATGACCGATATATTGAGAGATTGGTCAAACGGGAACTTTTCTATCTTTCCGATAACGAATTGATGTATATAATGAAGTGA
- the fbp gene encoding class 1 fructose-bisphosphatase: MRQVTVVENLLLRQKERPMASGRFTRLLTELILSAKIIDREVSKAGLLDVLGVTGEVNVQGEIVQKLDDFANKVIIRRMERAGVLCAMVSEENADFIEIPHRFPTGDYILVFDPLDGSANIDANVSIGTIFGIYRRTSFGDQAVTLSEILQKGAMQVAAGYIIYGSSTMLVYTAGDGVHGFTLDPSVGEFLLSHPDIKIPEQGKIYSVNEGYSMYWDEPTRKIVDYFKSNDNSLGRPYSLRYIGSLVSDFHRNLLYGGIFMYPADMRDPRKPSGKLRLMCEAAPMAMIIEQAGGMATDGTRRILDIEPQELHQRVPLFVGSKSDVEIVQRYYADAR, from the coding sequence ATGCGCCAAGTGACGGTCGTTGAAAATCTGCTGTTGCGCCAGAAGGAACGTCCCATGGCTTCGGGGCGGTTCACCAGATTGCTGACGGAGTTGATTCTCTCGGCAAAAATTATTGATCGGGAAGTGTCCAAAGCCGGTTTGCTGGATGTTCTGGGAGTCACAGGCGAGGTCAATGTTCAGGGAGAGATCGTCCAGAAGCTGGATGATTTTGCCAATAAGGTGATCATTCGCAGAATGGAGCGGGCTGGGGTGCTTTGCGCCATGGTTTCCGAGGAAAATGCGGATTTCATCGAAATCCCTCATCGGTTTCCCACAGGCGACTATATATTGGTGTTTGATCCACTGGATGGTTCGGCCAACATTGACGCAAATGTCAGCATTGGCACCATATTCGGAATCTATCGACGCACATCGTTCGGTGATCAGGCGGTAACACTGAGTGAGATACTGCAGAAAGGAGCTATGCAGGTCGCGGCAGGATACATCATCTATGGTTCCTCGACTATGCTGGTTTATACTGCGGGAGACGGAGTGCATGGTTTCACTCTGGACCCGAGCGTAGGTGAGTTTTTATTATCCCATCCAGACATCAAGATTCCAGAACAAGGCAAGATATACTCTGTCAATGAAGGTTATTCCATGTACTGGGATGAGCCTACCAGAAAGATAGTGGATTACTTCAAGTCCAATGATAATTCTTTGGGGCGGCCATACAGTCTACGTTATATTGGTTCGCTGGTCTCGGATTTCCACCGCAACCTGCTTTATGGCGGGATTTTCATGTATCCCGCTGACATGCGCGATCCGCGCAAGCCTTCCGGAAAGCTCAGGCTCATGTGTGAGGCAGCTCCCATGGCCATGATCATTGAGCAGGCCGGAGGGATGGCTACCGATGGAACCCGGCGGATTCTCGATATCGAACCCCAGGAACTGCATCAGCGTGTACCGCTCTTTGTGGGTTCCAAATCTGATGTGGAGATCGTGCAGCGGTATTATGCGGATGCGCGTTAA
- the trxA gene encoding thioredoxin, giving the protein MAVQINDSGFEAEVLKCDLPVLVDFWAPWCGPCRAIAPVIEELAQELDGKVKIVKMNVDENPATPSKYGIRAIPTLILYRNGDVVEQVTGAVSKASLKQMLTDKVL; this is encoded by the coding sequence ATGGCAGTACAGATTAATGATTCAGGTTTTGAAGCCGAAGTTCTGAAGTGTGACCTGCCGGTGCTGGTGGATTTCTGGGCTCCGTGGTGCGGTCCGTGCAGAGCCATTGCCCCGGTAATCGAAGAATTGGCTCAGGAACTTGATGGCAAAGTGAAAATCGTGAAGATGAATGTGGATGAAAACCCTGCCACTCCGAGTAAATATGGCATCCGTGCCATTCCCACTCTGATTCTTTATCGTAACGGCGACGTGGTGGAGCAGGTTACAGGGGCTGTGTCCAAAGCGAGCCTCAAGCAGATGTTGACAGACAAGGTGCTCTAG